The following is a genomic window from Methylomarinum vadi.
GCCGCCGACGGACAGGTGGGATTGGATTTGGCGGTGAGCGGACACTACGATGTGCTGGTAGTCGATCGCATGCTGCCGAAAAGGGACGGCTTATCGCTGGTACGCATGCTGAGGGCCGATGGTAACATAACCCCGATTCTATTGCTGAGTGCGTTAGGGGAGGTCGACGACCGGGTCGAAGGCTTGCGCTCGGGCGGCGACGATTATCTGGTCAAGCCCTACGCGTTTGCCGAATTGCTGGCCCGACTCGATGTGCTGATGCGAAGGAACCAGGACAAGCCGGCGGACCGCCGTTTGCATATTGCCGACCTCGAGCTGAATCTGCTCAATCACAAAGTTTCCCGCGCCGGGCGCTTATTGCGCTTGCAGCCGATGGAGCTGCGCCTGCTCGAGTTTCTAATGCGGCATACCGGGCAGATCGTGACCCGGACCATGTTGCTGGAACAGGTTTGGGATTTGCATTTCGATCCGCAAACCAATGTCATCGATACCCAGATCAGTCGCTTGCGGGCCAAAATAGACAAGGATTTCGACAAACCCTTATTGCACACCTTGCGCGGCATCGGCTACAAGCTGGATGAAAACCCGTAGGCTGCTCCACACTTCCGCCATGCGGATCGCCTTGCGTTACGCCGGCATTAATGCCGTGTTGTTAATGCTGGGATTAGGTTTGTTGTTTTGGGCGGGTAGCCGTTATGTGGACGAACAAATCAGCACCGGTTTGAAACAACGGGCCAACGAGCTTGTGCGTATCGAGCAGGCGAAAGGACGCAATGCGCTGATCGAAACGTTAAATGCCCAGCAGACCATCGATGTTAAATACCGCCGCCATTTTTTATTAATTTCCGCGGATGGCCAAATCCTGGCCGGCGATCTCCTGGCATGGCCGTCGGCTCTGGATCATTACGGCCAAGTGACCAATATCTGGATCGACGGCAGGATCGTCAAATACCCCGGAGAATCCGTGGACGGCTATTGGCCGATGATCGCCGCATACCTGCCCGATGGTGGCCGTCTGTTGTTGGCGCAGGGACTGGAGCAGGCCGAGGAACTTCAGGAAATCATGCTGTCGACGATTATTACGATTCTGTTGGTTTCGGTAGGCTTGGCCCTGGCGATGGGCTGGTTCATCGGTCGGACATTACTGGCGCGGATCGATAAAATCAACGCGACGGCCATGGCCATCACCAGCGGCGACCTGTCGCGGCGGGTACCGCTTGCCGACAGGCATGACGAGTTCGATGAATTGGCGGCGCATCTCAATTCCATGTTGTTGCGCATCGAACAATTAATGAACGGCATGCGTCAAGTAACCGATAACGTTGCCCATGACTTGCGCAAACCGCTGTCGCGGCTGCGGAACCGTTTGGAAATCACCCTATTGGAAAAACGCGAACCGGTCGAGTATCGCCAGGTTATCGGTGAAACCATAGAAGATGCCGACGATTTAATCCGCACCTTCAATGCGCTGTTGGAAATCGCGCAGACGGAAGCCGGAAGTTTTCGCGGCGAATGGAAAAATATCGAGTTAAGTTCGTTGTTGTACGAGTTAGGCCAGCTCTACCGTGAGCTGGCCGAAACCGAAAACAAAACATTGTCGATTCGCGTGCAGGGCGGGCTTCATGTTGCCGGTAACCGCCATTTGCTGGCGCAGGCTGTCAGCAACCTGCTGGACAACGCGATCAAATTCAGCCCCCCGGCCGGCAAGATCGTACTTGAGGCGTGGCAGCGGGAGGATGGTGTCACCGTGCAAATCAGCGATAACGGTCCGGGTATTCCGGCCGACCGCTATGCTTATGCCATGGAGCGTTTTTCTCGCCTGGACACTGCCCGGAGTACTTCGGGTAGTGGGCTGGGGCTCAGTCTGGTCAAGGCAGTAATGGAATTACACAGAGCTGATTTGAGCATGGCCGACAATCGGCCCGGTTTGAAGGTGAAGATTAAATTTGCCTGTCACTA
Proteins encoded in this region:
- a CDS encoding response regulator transcription factor gives rise to the protein MRILLVEDDEQAAAYLVKGLNESGHNVDHAADGQVGLDLAVSGHYDVLVVDRMLPKRDGLSLVRMLRADGNITPILLLSALGEVDDRVEGLRSGGDDYLVKPYAFAELLARLDVLMRRNQDKPADRRLHIADLELNLLNHKVSRAGRLLRLQPMELRLLEFLMRHTGQIVTRTMLLEQVWDLHFDPQTNVIDTQISRLRAKIDKDFDKPLLHTLRGIGYKLDENP
- a CDS encoding sensor histidine kinase, which encodes MKTRRLLHTSAMRIALRYAGINAVLLMLGLGLLFWAGSRYVDEQISTGLKQRANELVRIEQAKGRNALIETLNAQQTIDVKYRRHFLLISADGQILAGDLLAWPSALDHYGQVTNIWIDGRIVKYPGESVDGYWPMIAAYLPDGGRLLLAQGLEQAEELQEIMLSTIITILLVSVGLALAMGWFIGRTLLARIDKINATAMAITSGDLSRRVPLADRHDEFDELAAHLNSMLLRIEQLMNGMRQVTDNVAHDLRKPLSRLRNRLEITLLEKREPVEYRQVIGETIEDADDLIRTFNALLEIAQTEAGSFRGEWKNIELSSLLYELGQLYRELAETENKTLSIRVQGGLHVAGNRHLLAQAVSNLLDNAIKFSPPAGKIVLEAWQREDGVTVQISDNGPGIPADRYAYAMERFSRLDTARSTSGSGLGLSLVKAVMELHRADLSMADNRPGLKVKIKFACHYAV